Proteins co-encoded in one Oceanidesulfovibrio indonesiensis genomic window:
- a CDS encoding tyrosine-type recombinase/integrase, producing the protein MKVDPITEAKDIKSIKKLLMDKPRDRLLFILGINSGLRVQDLLSLKVGQLMERKIGDRISLREKKTGKDNILMINKEIKKAFQDYYDAINPEEHHYIFKSRKGENYPITTYRVTRLVKSWAKQINLRGNYGAHTLRKTWTYQNRMKGVSWEVLSRRLNHSSPSITRRYIGLRQEEVEDALMNDI; encoded by the coding sequence ATGAAGGTAGATCCTATTACTGAGGCCAAAGACATTAAAAGCATCAAAAAGCTTTTGATGGATAAGCCAAGAGACAGGTTGCTGTTCATACTTGGCATCAATTCAGGATTGCGAGTTCAGGATTTGTTGTCGTTAAAGGTTGGGCAGCTTATGGAACGTAAAATTGGTGATCGAATATCTCTACGTGAGAAGAAGACAGGAAAAGACAACATCCTGATGATCAACAAAGAAATCAAAAAGGCGTTCCAGGACTACTACGATGCAATTAACCCAGAAGAGCATCACTACATCTTCAAGTCGAGGAAAGGGGAGAATTACCCCATCACGACCTACAGGGTTACCAGGCTCGTAAAATCCTGGGCCAAGCAGATCAATCTGCGCGGCAATTACGGAGCCCATACCCTTCGCAAGACTTGGACCTACCAAAACAGGATGAAGGGGGTCTCTTGGGAGGTTTTGAGCCGTAGATTGAACCATTCGTCCCCCTCCATAACGAGAAGGTACATTGGACTTCGCCAGGAGGAAGTGGAGGACGCGCTGATGAACGACATTTAA